One region of Salvelinus namaycush isolate Seneca chromosome 3, SaNama_1.0, whole genome shotgun sequence genomic DNA includes:
- the LOC120040464 gene encoding uncharacterized protein LOC120040464 produces MEGDAMVPPTPFCNPPHSEPPPHLLPLSSITPSCEDGKKPVDRRRSGRIQKTSKKQEPKDTVAESRQNTSPAKRETSVMQVSQSLSVKLMSVDPPCKQSLKKSGLDLNVASECQVSKNKDTKGSINKAIPSSSTLTLDVNTTGKTEHDFNQSGMEADKEIGCGKSPGNQTSVKRWVIGPLFQSFKSKMASFTQIVMSPVRLFKPNGSPPEPDVDVSSASHSFHQQGPGYELTSGTVQHFEAGRGGNDPASRKHLKFSMDLKTHGTLEEDEFSLEGKQNMMPPGDAQRDTCMSNSSEKETNNNDSLPCMQPSPLLRSSIKCGSESTESQFNSCSSTSFQPPDPSSSSCGSKLSLIVQMEEQVDLTGAHRRPLRRKCVFLNEAASQSSPSAAINSSEADRISSLPAEVGICEPKAKRLATKSYVEYKIWDCFDSETSSPLSSSFYNTPSESLCQTDDDSIKAVGLPQDRNMLVCGSQSHMSIRKSPRKPVNTTLNNCASVSQCLQKQIDECEGKQGYMAGSAKEVKRRCRATPFTAIKRDAEKKKRVNLTKRERCEEVTKEDTVDVELESYTLTSVEHASDVELVQPGVGTKPCATSKSQSLKSRVLLRVSQSSTVYIETTQNPSETHVPLMEMMKDKGKGRSGRIKKNTSLTVMATSSNGSVLEHSNDSLCDNSIAASNSRGMTSALSYGDTDSSSACNMEMVTTMTTALMKENHELPVSEQLLDIKGKWPQTSSKNQQNYICKKRKISPVVEVASSQNQQKCLKLNEITSEESRPLKPPKQNKSRRSHNSSSTQQLGTSSGLTDVGADHLHSLKPSKDDNVHVASRSSDVTQQTLQTSAVVAVHKDSGWGAEISVSDSSKSPKKSRNGSNKMSVSDALLMDKRFVEPLGGRKRVSRGPSTEDNDETTQSLQLNQITVEAKKRTVPWPVRTYPKCSIKLNKNIVKHSMAMQGNYVAMDSDVEVFSTASEPTNLGQNKTVDQVMEEEQGKEDECSELPIPSETRLRGRGQKKKPKKAATQCRKHRPVIRKRGQEEEGERNTAIGEQMDFSSDNNTLNKRLLRSYSCPEIPALLHHDSHWTTSLHGRILSVPRLHPALFPPVPTPPAPSRRPRRHTVSSVEIEREIAPLCLRKEVFPSRRSYSLGNPSYHLLPSVPLSTSISVWASCFLSSPLAFLSRKLRKGSLAATSNACSHDTSPSPSSVSSSISPSCSSVRHLFSSSDPCDLTSDISSASVSSLCSALSKIPLENETSQQREEDGENVEDSNRFRNEFDAIGMREEKALSDSEIKLETDKHEERRKVSSIRIRKALPKPLHNLTPMGLPKPIRVKKKEFSLEEIYTNKNFTKPPERRLETIFEVPLSRRDGSHSLLGQKRMKRFVEFPEVGVARKPRKPLVGDGAGGGLPRKAGVGSPFGRPKRGGSPSSKDHPTLSLHELDSLLCSKLDQLDSWLAFDQNIC; encoded by the exons GAACAAAGACACGAAAGGCTCAATTAACAAAGCGATTCCATCCTCTTCCACATTAACTTTAGATGTAAATACTACTGGCAAGACTGAACATGATTTCAACCAATCAGGCATGGAGGCGGATAAAGAGATTGGCTGTGGAAAGTCCCCTGGAAACCAGACCTCTGTGAAGCGATGGGTGATTGGCCCATTGTTTCAGTCATTTAAATCCAAGATGGCCAGTTTCACACAGATTGTCATGAGTCCCGTCCGACTTTTCAAACCCAATGGCTCCCCACCTGAACCAGATGTAGACGTCTCCTCTGCCTCTCATAGTTTTCACCAACAAGGACCTGGGTACGAGCTAACCTCTGGCACAGTGCAACACTTTGAAGCTGGAAGAGGAGGAAATGACCCTGCCTCTCGTAAACACTTAAAGTTCAGCATGGATCTAAAAACCCACGGCACTCTAGAAGAGGATGAGTTTTCTCTTGAGGGGAAACAAAATATGATGCCACCTGGAGATGCGCAAAGGGACACCTGTATGTCAAACAGCTCAGAAAAGGAGACCAATAATAATGATTCATTACCTTGTATGCAGCCTAGTCCTCTACTCAGAAGCAGTATCAAGTGTGGTTCTGAATCAACGGAGTCCCAGTTCAACTCATGCTCTTCCACGTCCTTTCAACCCCCTGACCCCTCAAGTTCCTCATGTGGGTCCAAGCTGTCTCTCATTGTTCAAATGGAGGAGCAGGTGGATTTGACAGGGGCTCACCGGAGACCATTGCGCCGAAAATGTGTTTTTCTAAATGAAGCTGCATCACAGAGCAGTCCCTCTGCTGCAATTAACTCATCTGAAGCAGACCGCATCTCTAGTTTACCAGCTGAAGTAGGAATCTGTGAGCCCAAGGCTAAACGGCTTGCCACAAAATCGTATGTAGAGTACAAAATCTGGGACTGTTTTGACAGTGAAACATCTAGTCCATTATCCTCCTCTTTCTACAATACCCCTTCTGAGAGTCTATGCCAGACAGATGATGACAGCATAAAAGCTGTTGGTCTGCCTCAAGACCGAAACATGTTGGTGTGTGGTTCCCAGTCACATATGTCTATCCGGAAAAGCCCCAGAAAACCTGTAAACACAACACTGAACAACTGTgcctcagtcagtcagtgtcttCAAAAGCAGATAGATGAGTGTGAAGGAAAGCAAGGCTATATGGCAGGCTCAGCAAAGGAAGTTAAGAGGAGATGCAGAGCAACTCCTTTTACAGCGATCAAGAGAGACGCAGAGAAAAAGAAAAGAGTGAATCTGACGAAAAGAGAGCGATGTGAAGAGGTTACAAAAGAAGACACGGTAGATGTTGAGTTAGAAAGTTACACATTAACATCGGTAGAGCACGCAAGTGATGTAGAACTTGTCCAGCCGGGGGTTGGAACAAAACCGTGTGCAACTTCTAAATCTCAGTCTCTTAAAAGTAGGGTGCTGCTTCGGGTTAGCCAGAGTTCTACCGTATACATTGAAACCACTCAAAACCCCTCTGAAACACATGTACCTCTGATGGAGATGATGAAGGACAAAGGTAAAGGTCGAAGTGGGCGTATTAAGAAAAATACGTCTCTCACAGTAATGGCCACTTCAAGTAATGGGAGTGTACTAGAGCACAGTAATGACAGTTTGTGTGACAACAGCATAGCAGCCAGCAATAGTAGGGGTATGACCAGTGCCTTGAGTTATGGTGACACTGACTCTAGTTCAGCATGTAATATGGAAATGGTAACTACCATGACAACCGCTTTGATGAAAGAAAATCATGAACTGCCCGTCTCTGAGCAGCTCTTGGATATCAAGGGGAAGTGGCCTCAAACGTCATCCAAAAATCAGCAAAACTACATCTGTAAGAAGAGGAAGATTTCCCCAGTGGTTGAAGTGGCGTCATCTCAAAATCAACAAAAGTGTCTGAAGTTGAATGAGATCACTTCAGAAGAGAGTCGTCCACTAAAACCACCGAAACAAAATAAATCCAGGAGGTCTCATAACTCAAGCTCAACCCAACAGCTTGGCACGTCTTCAGGGCTAACTGATGTTGGTGCCGATCACTTGCACTCATTGAAGCCCAGCAAAGATGACAATGTCCATGTAGCTTCTAGATCTTCAGACGTTACACAACAGACATTACAGACTTCCGCAGTGGTGGCTGTCCACAAAGACTCAGGTTGGGGAGCAGAAATTAGTGTGTCTGACTCTAGCAAGAGCCCAAAGAAGAGTCGGAATGGATCTAATAAAATGTCTGTCAGTGATGCGTTACTGATGGATAAGAGGTTTGTGGAACCCCTTGGTGGACGTAAGAGAGTCAGCCGAGGTCCGTCCACAGAGGACAATGACGAGACAACTCAGTCCCTGCAACTTAATCAAATAACAGTTGAAGCAAAAAAGAGAACTGTGCCTTGGCCTGTGCGAACTTATCCCAAATGTTCAATCaagctgaacaaaaatatagtgAAACATTCTATGGCTATGCAAGGAAATTATGTGGCAATGGACTCTGATGTAGAAGTGTTTTCCACTGCCTCTGAACCAACTAACCTTGGCCAGAACAAGACTGTTGACCAGGTGATGGAAGAGGAGCAGGGGAAGGAGGATGAGTGTTCTGAACTGCCTATACCCTCTGAGACGAGGCTCAGGGGGAGGGGGCAAAAAAAGAAGCCAAAGAAAGCAGCGACTCAATGTAGGAAGCACAGGCCTGTGATTAGGAAGAGGGGGcaggaagaagagggggagagaaatacCGCAATTGGTGAGCAGATGGACTTTTCATCAGATAACAACACCCTTAACAAGCGTCTGTTGCGCAGCTACTCCTGCCCAGAGATCCCTGCTCTCCTCCACCATGACAGCCACTGGACCACCTCTCTGCACGGCAGGATCCTCTCCGTACCCCGGCTCCACCCCGCCCTCTTTCCTCCTGTCCCCACTCCTCCTGCACCGTCCAGACGTCCACGCCGTcatactgtctctagtgtggaaATTGAGCGGGAGATAGCTCCGTTATGCCTGCGTAAGGAGGTGTTCCCCTCAAGAAGGTCCTATTCATTGGGCAACCCATCCTACCACCTGTTACCCAGTGTGCCACTCTCCACTTCCATCTCTGTCTGGGCCTCCTGCTTCCTGTCAAGCCCCCTGGCCTTCCTCTCCAGGAAATTGCGAAAAGGAAGTCTAGCTGCCACTAGTAATGCTTGCAGTCATGATACCTCCCCTTCCCCCTCCAGTGTTTCCTCTTCCATTTCACCATCCTGCTCTTCTGTACGTCACCTGTTCTCCAGTTCCGACCCCTGTGACCTGACATCAGACATATCCTCTGCTTCAGTCTCCTCCCTTTGCAG TGCATTGTCAAAGATTCCCTTGGAGAATGAGACAAGCCAGCAGCGTGAGGAGGATGGGGAGAATGTGGAGGACAGCAACCGTTTCAGGAATGAGTTCGATGCCATAGGGATGAGAGAGGAAAAAGCATTGTCAGATTCTGAAATTAAG TTGGAAACTGACAAACATGAGGAACGAAGGAAAGTGTCATCCATTCGAATTCGCAAAGCCTTACCCAAACCCCTCCACAACCTCACACCCATGGGCCTGCCCAAGCCTATCAG GGTGAAGAAGAAGGAGTTCAGTTTGGAGGAAATCTACACTAATAAAAACTTCACCAAGCCCCCTGAAAG ACGGCTGGAGACCATATTTGAGGTGCCACTCAGTCGACGCGATGGGTCTCATTCCCTCCTTGGTCAGAAGCGCATGAAGCGTTTTGTGGAGTTCCCAGAGGTTGGTGTGGCCAGAAAGCCAAGGAAGCCACTTGTTGGTGATGGGGCAGGGGGTGGTTTACCCAGGAAAGCTGGGGTTGGCTCTCCTTTTGGAAGGCCCAAGCGTGGGGGTTCCCCCTCTTCTAAAGATCACCCCACCCTCAGTCTACACGAGCTTGATTCACTTCTTTGCTCCAAGCTTGACCAGCTGGATTCCTGGTTAGCTTTTGACCAGAATATCTGTTGA